One window of the Cryptomeria japonica chromosome 7, Sugi_1.0, whole genome shotgun sequence genome contains the following:
- the LOC131078256 gene encoding uncharacterized protein LOC131078256, with product MVGVAEEAELNRLESQVENGGGNVWEYLCLIKKLKIRRSENVLRHGLVLLNDSKSRSKLGGDEWTLYEQVAIAALDCRNLAIAKDCIQTLMKKFPDSIRVGRLEGMWFEAKGSWEQATKVYSGLLEEHPLDQQIHKRKVAIAKAQGNLLEAVECLNKYLEIFMADHDAWRELADIYISLQMYKQAAFCFEELILAQPSNALFHLSYAEVLYTLGGLENLKLAKKYYAAAIDFTGGRNTRALYGVCLCGAAINQLAKGRSREEKESSELPSLAAAALVKDYKQRSPEKAPLVMSVLEQMKAISL from the exons atggTGGGAGTTGCAGAGGAGGCCGAGTTGAATCGGTTAGAGTCGCAGGTAGAAAATGGAGGAGGAAATGTTTGGGAATATTTGTGCCTTATCAAGAAACTTAAAATTAGGCGTTCGGAGAATGTTTTACGGCACGGATTGGTGCTGCTTAATGATTCCAAGAGCAGATCTAAACTTGGCGGAGATG AGTGGACTCTGTATGAGCAGGTAGCCATTGCAGCTCTGGATTGTCGGAATCTTGCCATTGCAAAG GATTGTATTCAAACTCTCATGAAGAAATTTCCTGACAGCATCAGAGTTG GAAGGTTGGAAGGAATGTGGTTTGAAGCAAAAGGATCCTGGGAGCAAGCAACTAAAGTATACTCAGGCCTGTTGGAAGAGCACCCATTAGATCAA CAAATTCATAAGAGGAAAGTTGCCATTGCTAAGGCGCAAGGCAATTTGTTAGAAGCTGTGGAATGTCTCAATAAATACCTTGAGAT ATTCATGGCAGATCATGATGCTTGGAGAGAGCTTGCGGACATATATATTTCTCTTCAAAT GTATAAACAAGCAGCCTTTTGCTTTGAAGAGCTAATACTTGCCCAACCATCAAATGCTTTGTTTCACCTATCATATGCAGAG GTGCTTTATACACTTGGTGGACTTGAAAATTTGAAGCTTGCTAAGAAGTATTATGCTGCAGCGATTGACTTCACTGGGGGAAGGAATACACGAGCTCTATATGGTGTTTGCTTG TGTGGAGCAGCTATCAATCAATTAGCTAAGGGCCGTAGCAGGGAAGAAAAAGAAAGCTCAGAGTTGCCGTCCCTTGCAGCAGCTGCTTTAGTCAAAGATTACAAGCAAAGATCACCTGAAAAGGCTCCTTTGGTTATGTCTGTTCTTGAGCAGATGAAAGCCATTTCATTATAG